TGACAGTTACAAACATCTCGCTCTTCCTTTGTGTCCCGTTGGCCAGAACGGAGAGATCGCCATGCTGGGAGAGATCACCCACCTCCAGGCCATCATCGACGACCTCACAGTGCTGACCACCGACCCCCACAAGCTGCCCCCTGCCAGCGAACAGGTGAACTGCAGCAAAACCTGCCTGATAGAAAACGCCTGGATCGGCCAGCATGTGTGAAACGGACTTGATGGTCGCCGCTTTCTTTCTCGCAGGTGATCAAGGATCTGAAGGGCTCCGATTACAGCTGGTCCTACCAGACCCCCCCGTCGTCCCCGAGCAGCTCTGGCTCACGCAAGAGCAGCATGTGCaggtgcaaacacacacacacgtgcacacagGACATAAAAAACCAGGATGCAGCTGTGCTTCAGTGCTGTGTACAGAACTCTTAAGTTTTGGAAAGAGGAGCCTCCCTGGATGTCAGTGTCTCACTTGTACCGTCTGTGTCTGTCAGAACATTGTTATTGTTTGTGCCGCCATCTTTGTTAGAACTCCAACATTCCCACCGTTTTAGCTTGTAAAACGAATCATGAAAAGACAGATTAAAACACGAAAATCCAATTTGACATCAGCTTTACTTGGATGTAAATAATGCAGTGACTTGCAGTAGTACTTATACACATTTGTGCCACACCACAGACAGACTGCAGTTTATTTAACAGGGAAATTATGTGACAGTCTAAGCAGAACGCCTTCATCTTTCTAAatcgccacacttttcagatactGGCCAAATCTGAAAACGATCAAGGCGTATGAATGCACTGCATATGGCCCACATAGCAGAAATTGATGTGTGAGGATTTTGATTGCGAAAACAATAATCTCTcagtgcgtgtgggtgtgtgtgtgtgtgcatgttgcATCTAGGGCATCAGTGTGTTTATGTGGAAATCACACATTCACACCCTTCTACCTGTAGTGTTTCTTTGTTCCCTGAATCTTCCTGAGTTCACACGCTCTTTGTTtactccctctcctcctccttttccctCTCTGCACCCCACCACCCTCCTCTGTGCTCTTTTCCCATCTTCGCTTGTCTACCTTCTGTCTTGGACCCGGTTTGTGATTTGCCCTCTTTCGCTCCTGCTGGACACTTCACTCCCCGGTTCCCTTTCCTTTCTGGGGAATCTACTTCTAACTGTGACTGTTGTGTGACTTCACACCAACCTGAATAACTCACAAAAACTCCTGGACTCATTCCCATCAACCAATCGCAAACCCTCTCCTCGGCTCCTCCAATTCTTTGTTCACTCTCCCAAACTTTAACCAACAACTAATTTTACCTTCCACCACGTTCCTCTGATCATAACCGCTTTTGCATCTGGCACTGTAACACTCCTCACCCCTTCATCGCTCTGCCCCGTCCCCTTCATCCCCTCCCTGTTCCTCCTCACCTCTCCCTGAACCCTCACCATGCAGCAGCGTCAACAGCGCCCACAGCAGCGCCTCCCGTTCGTCGGGGGGAGGTGCAGGTGTGGGTAGTGGTGGAGGAGGGTCCCAGCCACActcaccttcctcctcctcctcctatcGCTACCGCAGCAGCATGCCTCAACAGCCTCCACCACCAGGGGGCATTGCAGCCCACCGCCTCAGCAGTGTTTCCTCCCACGATTCGGGCTTCGTGTCCCAAGATGCTAACATCTATTCCAAGCCTCCCTCGCCAATGCCCTCGGACATCACCAGTCAGGTATGAAATCCTGGTGCATTCACCGACGACAGCACACAGGAGCAGTTTGAATTCAGTGTCATGCACATTTAAACACTCCCTATCAACAATTGTCCTTTAGTaagttgtagaaaaaaaatcacaatgccATAATTCTGTTCTCAGAAGAATGAGGAATAGTCTATACAGTTTCACTAGTGGTATGTTTCTGACATAAGAGTAGCATTAgctttcttagtttttttaGCGTTGGCtttcttagtttctttttttagcgTTAgctttcttagtttttttagcattagctttctTAGTTTTTTAGCGTTAGCTATCTTAGGTTTTTTAGTGTTAGCTTTCTTAGTTTTTTAGTGTTAGCTTTCTTAGTTTTACACACTCAAAACAATTAGTTTTGAGTGTGTTTAAGATTATTAGCTgtgtttcctttacaaatgtgcacaaaactgcTAACGTCTTTAAGTCTGAAACTTCACCTTGACTCCTACAGACATGCTTCTTGTCAGTGTGATCAAAAGTTGTGATCCTGTATGAGTCCCATACCAGGAAATCACCAGATTTGACTTTTTCTGCAAAGAGATGAGGTCAGACACATAGAAGTGATTTGCTATAGGACTTTGCTCATGGCTACAGagtgtttggtgtttttctgcaacTTGCTAATGGACAGGAATCCAAATATCATggtatttatgtatatttgcaTGCACCTATGCATGGataagaaaagtttaaataaattaacatttaaccattgattttgaaagaaaaagaagaataaaaaaatacatggtaCAGCAAGTTTTGAGAACTGATAAACTagataagaaaatgtttttctttctattgtAGAAATCTTCCAGCTCTGCATCATCAGAGGCTTCAGAAACATGCcagtcagtcagtgaatgcagcTCCCCCACCACTGTAAGTCTACAGCCATGCTGTGCAATgtggctgtttcttttttttcttcttttttttaaatgaaccacATTGTGGCACACAATGTGGTTTTATAGTAGCTTTTATAGCTTTTACAGTTGCTccttctggattttctttctttcctatCTGCCTCGTAAGTGAAGTTCTTCCAAACAGTATTGAAATTTTTTGACAAACACCAGATATGCGAGTCTTGTGGGGTGATGTGGGTCGCTGTACTCACCACATTTGCAGAGTTTAAAATTCAAGAATAAGTGCTAAGTGTTAATGCAGCGCTGATGTTGGAAGAGACGAGACGATTTGGGCAAATGTGACTGGATCCATTTGTATCGATTTTGACACAgatttgtttaataattcattttttctagtgtttatttgtttctttaagaatTGACTGAGGTCCACACCACAAACATTACAGTAAAATCAAAGGCTTTTTTAAACATATCTTTACTGATTTTAACAAGAGCACAAGAACACGTCCACTCatttacaaatacataaaatataacctcagacaaaacaaaacaaaaaaagacaaatcagcCTAATGATTGGCAGTTTGTCTCGTCACAAATCCTCTTTCCACTTGTTGAGTTGGGTATCGTTTTGGTCCGACCACGTGTAAAAAACAGTCCAGATTTACCTAAATTACTCAAGTTTGTTCCGAGTAAATACCTGATTTTCTCAAGggcaaagtaaaaagtaatttgtttaaTCCATTGTGAAATTCCTCATAGTGTCTCTTTCTTCCATCAGGATGTGATACAGCATTTAGCTTCCAAAAAGCAAATGTTATGTAGGAACCTTAAATTGTTTGAAGTAAAGTCTTCAGGATAGATATTTAAGATGCACATTTTagaattaaaatcacacttataaaaaaaaccccaaaacataatgaaattccttaaaacacacacacacaaaaaaattaaaacaccaaatttcagcaatttgaaaaatttaaagcaaTCTTTACATTGAGTATAAATTTACCCATTTGCTCAATTATATCAAGTTATCAATTACTTTGACAAATCTTAAAGACAAACCTGATTTATTTAGAAAGTGGTGCCTTTTGCTGTTACGTTTAtttctgttacattttgttGACCCCTCTGGGTCACCGTACCCTCGGGCTTTTCAGAAATCCACCACGTCACCGGCTGCTGACAATAAACCTTGTCAAAGTTATCCGTTTCCGTTTCTCACCTAAAACATCTCCCCATTCACTCACATCCGTGTTTTCAGGAGAACAAAGCCGGGTTGTCAGCGCTGAAACAACTGTGATAATCGTGGCTGCTCTAAAGGTTGCTGTTAGAGCCGCACAGCGCACGCTGTTAAAATGGACCGTTTCACTCACAGCGGTGGCAGGAAGCTCTGTGGTTTTATTGTTATGTGAAACCAGCTTGAGGCAGACTTCTGAAAGGTAACACAAACCTGACACTGACTTCCCCAGAGCTTAATGCCTTCTCCtgtagagattttattttagagtggtaagaagaagaaaaaacagcacCTGAGACGTAAGTGCTGGGCTGAAATGAATGTAATATCTGTTCGCTTTTAAATGCCGCTGTTGTTTTGCTTCGCTTGGAATAAAACCACCTTTTGTGCCAACAGCCGCACATGAATTAGGTGTGTTTAGTTCTTCAGCTGGTGATAAGGTCCCCATATAAATCTccctaaaatgtgtttttgcaacttttttcatgtttcagagccactttctttttttaagcacGTTATTCACGGTGCAGTAGAATAAAGTTGTGCCGATGATTTACTGGTGGAAAGGAAATCATTCTGCTAATATTCGAAGCAAAAGTTTTCTTCACAACAACAGCTCTCCTCCATGACAGGTTTCCTCCATGATCCCACTTTAATTCGACTGACAAACACGATTGTTTGCTCTCCTTCCTGGATATCGTGACAGAAACCTTGCGGTACACACTGTGGGAGTCGCAAAAACAATCATACACACTTTGGGTCTGTATTTTTGGAATTTTACATCAGATGATGGGCTTCTCTTGTATAAATGATGAGGGGATCTTTGACGGTGACATTCTCCATCTGGACTCGTGTgcttgatgaaataaaatagaagaaagaaatgCGACTCCTCATGTCTGGGAAATTCTCAGATCTGCTTCAACATTTCATCTTTCTGCATTCACATCAAACGGCATCGGTTATCTGGCGCCTATGTGACAGATGATAAAGGCTTTAATCTGTGATGGCTTAATTTAATTCATCTTGCCTTTTCTAGCTTAAtcaaataaatcacagaaacaTCCACAGCAAAGGAACTCCTTCAACTTCAGCAGGAGAAAACTGACCTCAAGGTCTGACACAATTAATTGTGATAAaagaattattgaaataatcttcaACTATGATAATAGATTAATTGTTAACTTAACAACAGAATCAAAAAAGCcagtttattgaaaaaaacacactcagacaTAACTGTActaaacataacattttgcatttaatgttAAAGGTCCAACAATTCaccttttgcatgtttctgtaCCTTTGTAGAAACAATTCAAGAGCCAAAAAAATGTATGTCCCACTGGTGTCTGCAAATTGacccatttcaaaaacctctaaaTTGTCACATAGTAATTTTGTTATCTAGCAACCCTAAGCCCAGCCCCTCGCATGTTAACCCAGGTGATGGAAACCTAgctagagacaaaaaaaagtcagactaaAGGCGACACGGCTGCTCAGACTGtgaatgtttccattttgtacCATGTATGGACGTGGCACAAACTCTTCAGACTGCCTTAAAGAGTCGGGTATGTGTCACAGTCGCCTGCTGTATGAACGCAGCCatagatgctctccatccaatcagaTGTTGAGCTGTTGAGTACAGGGAGTTGAATTGACTCCCTGCAAATAAGTCACAGAATCATTTGAGGCGCTTTGATGGACGTTGGAAGTGAGGGATGGGAGCATTGAACAGAGCgattgaaattgttttccaaagttgcttttttccagtttattcaAGGCCTCCACTTGTTTGAGTCGAGCTAACTTATCTGTGAATGTAACAAACTTGTTTGGGGCTCAAAGATGgcaatatttacaaaagttggaaacagctagcttagaaaccgactcATCCTCCCTCTGATGTGTTGATCGACCGCCTGAATTCACTCCTCATGATTATATTCACTCTGTCATCAGCATTAAAAACGTACAAAAATGAGTTGCTAACCCCTTTTTTTGaaacatgctaggctacatggtGGGGtattgtttccatggttactacTGGTTAGCCATGTAACTTCTCCATAATCCaatgttttatatctttctaaTCATACTTACTTATAAAGTCTATGAACGTTAATCTTCTTActttgtaaaaagtatttgttgtaaatgtgtgATTACATCATAACGACTGTCATTATGAGTAGCAGCTGCTATCCTCTCCAGTAACTCTCCTCCTTAAACgtcacacaataaaatgacaaggtTGACTCTCACCCTTGTCTTCTTACTACAAACTCAACTTAATAAAAGCGATATTAGGCTAGCACATGTGACAGGCTTTACAGGAGCACAGTGGAGGTTTTGACAGCCATCTTGGCGGAGTGGGCGGGGTTTCAATGAGAGTCACATCATGTGCAAAGGGTCAATATAAATGCACGCCacgcaattttttttctttgttttacaatgatcctgaaaacaaagttttaacaGTTGAATTGTTTATCACATCCTATCACCATCTAACAGTCATACcatgtgaagcagcagaaccCTGTAGGCTTCCTTCTACACGCCTCCTCTCTCAGCTAGAATCACCTCCGGTTATCTTTTCCTCCCTCTCAGATTCAGGCTGGGTGTCTGTGACTGCGGCTTTACATTCTCATGTTCTCCACAGCTGGCTGCCTCTCCGTGTCTGCCTGCCGCTTTTCCATTCTCTGGTGACATGACCGTGTCTCTCATCCTGCAGTTTGGCTCGTCCTTCGTTACCTTCCGCCCCGCTCTCTCTCACTCTGGCTCCACCAGGCCTCTCTCTGTCATTCTTCCCGTTCCTGCGTCCCCACCCTATATCCGCCCCTCTGGATCCAGCTCCTCCTCTCCCACATCAAAGGTTCCCATGTGGAAGGTTTGTTGCCCATGCACTTGCccttgttttttggtttttcctcCAGTTCCACCTTTCCCCTCCGTTCCAGTTGGATATGTTCTGCAGAGTTCAGATGACTATTATTTTCCTCACCTGATTTGTTTTCCACTCATTGCTTTGCTTCACTAAAAACATTCATCATGGGCtgctgtgtgtgcatgcatgcttctttgattattattttttttagttaaccCTCACCTGCCTCCCTGGTTGTGTGATATATATACTGATgactcagcaaaaaaaaaacaagctgtctTCATATGACCTTTAGATGCTgcaaaacacacgcacacacgcacacacacgcacgcacacacacatacacacactctgTCATGTTTTCTGCATTCAGGCGACGTGAATCAAACTGCTGGGTAGCAGACAGGTCTCTTGTTCTAACTCTGCCATCCGCCTGCTGCTTACTAATTCCCCTCAACTGTTCAGGACTGGTCCAAAGCAGGTCAGTACGAGCAGCCTGCGGCCGCCGCTCCAGTCCAGAGGAGAAAGGAGGCGGTGGATAGGCTGAGAGAGAGCGAGGGCTCGCCGGGTTCCCATGGATACGCCGCAGCAGCACACCCAGAAGAGGGCCAGAGGCCCCGGATGACACCTGCTAGCATCGCTGCTAAGGTAACGCCGGAAAACATAGAGAGAGTGAGCCAAATGACCCCAAATAGAAATTCTTTTCAGGatgcaataatataaaaaatgtatgcaaCTTTATTGTTGCCTATAAATACTTTGTTGTTATAAATATTATGTTGAATGGTacaggtaattttatttatacagcacattttcagcaacaaggcaattgaACGTGCTTTGcatgaattaaaaggaaatacaaacaaaataacaaaccaaaggaaagagcaaaagaagaaaaagaatctaataatgttgatccaaagtataTAAACTAGATATTGTGGTCAGTTTTTGAATGTGCAACAGGTTTAGTAATAATAACAAGCTAACCACGTCCAGACCTTCACAAATTTATCTCAACCATCACTCAGTCAAGCTTTATGTTTACCTAAAACCTGTTGATGCAAATTCTAAACACCACCGATGACAATGGAAGCACTTTCCTGACATCTAGTGGTCAGAGGTAAGAGTCATTATTACTAGTTTCACTAATTTGCATAGCAAATACTTACATTTGTATCTATGAATTGTGATGttttcaaacaacaaacaaagtcAGCTTAAATAAGAAGCTAtttcagcacaaaaacacaaatcgcATCACATATTATAGTTTCCAGACCCTGACGTTTCATGAAATTACCTGACAACTTCTACAGAACAACTTCTACATTTCACAAAATTagcatttgtcacatttgtcaAGAtagtaatttaaattaaataagtagGCGCATAGACTTTAACTTATAGATTGTAATGCGTTAGAACTTTTAACacaatttcttatttattttattttacatacaacaattgtgtgttttttttagaaatgtggactcTGGACTGACGTTAGCGTTGGGAaagtctgtgctgctgctacatgctTAGCATTAAGACGCTAATTTAGCCACGAATAGCGTCATtgataggctaactccttttatcACAACTTGAACGCgagtcttttccagcatccagTCTGATCAGTTTTTTGAAGATTAAATGAAccaagagaagcagctttgttgTTCATCGCTGTTGTTTGTAGATTTAGCTTTTGCGCCGGATTCATGACCGTACCAGAAACGCACGAGTACAAAGGTTCCGGacggaaaaaaaacacaactgacaccaaaaaaaaaattaacgtATTAAAATCTATGCAGTTATTTAATCCAAATTAGCACATTATGGTTCTGACATTAgtgtaaatagttttaaaataaagtaagtgACTGAGCTTCATTTACACCCACATACTGTAATCAAAACCGTTTATAGGAACGATTGACTCATTGGTCTTTATATCATTTTTGCCAGTCTCAGTGTATTCAAGTAGAACTTTACAAACAAATGCTGCACACCAACAGCATATTATCTTGTAGAAAAATGAATGATGAAATCAGTTGgaataaaaagaatatattaAAAGTAGTGACATCcgtcaataaaacacaataggaatgcaataattaaataaaattgtcgaGTTCCACTCAAAttcttttattctcttattACATGTTAGAGGCTCAGGTTGCACCAAAGCATCCGTAACGATTCGACAAAAACATGGCAGCCCTAACTTTCCTGTGTGTTGTCAGCACGGCGAGGAGGTTTCCCCGGCAGCCAGTGACCTGGCCATGGTGCTGACCCGAGGCCTGAGCGTGGAGCAGCAGAAGAGCAGCCGGGACTCCCTGCAGTACTCCAGCGGCTACAGCACGGAGACCACAACCCCGTCCTGCTCCGAGGACACCATCCCTTCACAAGGTGAGCCTctcagttcaacaaacgcctgttaatcagtcatcaattgaaatcagctggactgaagcaaggaaatgcctaaagcacaggtgtcaaactccagtcctcaagggccgctgtcctgcaacttttggatgtgcctctgctgcaccacacctgaatggaataattagatcattatcgaggctctggagaactgatctaacAAGGtcattaagtcatttcattccaatGTTTTGTACCTCATCTAAAAACTCCAGGACAgcattcctttttttgttgttgttgtttaaatgtattttatggagTAAAATACTTGAATCCTTCGCCTCTGTTACAAACAATAGATGAattgaattattcatttaataGTCCAGGCAGCGGGCATATTTCTTGACGGATGGATCCTGACGGTTTGCTTGACGGCAACTAAGCAACAAATACACTGagataaaactgaataataTTCCCATCCGAGTGTGCTTCCTCTTTGTTTTAACGGCTCCCTCTGTGTGATTCAGAATTTTTACTCCAGTATATTTTTTGGTTTCGTATCTTTGTGTTTCGTGGATCTCAAAGGCATAAGTTAcccttggatgttttatttatttacactttttatctttaaacaaaaatgttcaataattttaataagcatagatctgaaaagtgtgatatGTATTTGGAGTAATGGTGCCCCTCTTTTAACCACTATCcctcaaaacaaaatctataaaaGCAATTTCCATATGAAGCCCCCTTAATGGTGGATTCCACCTGTGTTTACATTATTCTCAGTATTTATGTAACCTTGCACTCATCTTGAAACTTCAAAAAACTGGCCTGCCAGCACAAGTGGTTAAAacagatggaaatgtttttatttatgtatttttttaaactattacaaacaaattaaaagttttttatattaaaaaacattatttttttcatcccatATTAAACAGGAATACATCTATTGACTCACTTTTACTCAGAAGCAGACTTTGGTGTatccagattttcttttgtactAAATACACCAGGTTTGACCCAAAAAGTGACGCAAGTTCTTCGAGCTGAAACCCTTTTTCTTGTCTTGTAGCGTTTTTTTGCTCCATGTGACAAAAAGATGAAGACCTTGAAGATATAGCAAAATCGACAATGGATTCCTGTTTTGTTCCAGCCAATTATCTGCCAGATTCAAATCTGAGACTAAATTTCTGTGACCAGATAATCTCCAGAGATACTGAATAACCtaaaatttcataattttatctttttctgtctcacCCATACCAATAACAGGTTCAGATTACGACTGCTACTCCGTAAACGGAGACACTGAAGGCCCGGATGGACAGGCAGAGTTTGACAAGTCTTCTACAATTCCTCGCCATTCCAACATTGCCCAGAACTACAGGCGCATGATCCAGACCAAAAGGCCAGCCAGTACAGCTGGTCTGCCCAGTGGGGTCCTTGGTCCAGGAGTTCATGGGATACCAGGACAGCCAGGTGGcgctggtggaggaggaggatcaGGGACTCCGGGCACCGCTACTATCCGTCGAACCCCATCGACCAAACCGGGGGTGCGGCGTACACTGTCCAGTGCGGGGCCCATCCCTATCCGACCACCCATTGTGCCTGTCAAAACACCCACTGTTCCCGCAGACTCACATTCACCTGGTGCAGGTGGCTACGCGGGCGGAGGGCAAGCAGGCAGCGTTCCCGTCAGAGTGGGAAGTGAAGAGTGTGTGTTCTTCACCGGGGCCGAGGATGGCCAAGGAGGGCTCGATTATGTGAAGGCATCACCGAAGCGCCTCAGCCTGCCCAACACCGCCTGGGGCTCCGGGGCAGCGCTGGAGGTCTATGCCCAGCAGCACTGCATGGCGTCGGGCTCAGCAGCCGGGTCAGAGGAGGAGCAGATGATCGCGGCCAACCGGCACAGCTTGGTGGAGAAGATCGGAGAGTTGGTAGCGAGCGCGCACGCCCTCGGCGAGGGTCAGTTCCCTTTCCCCGCTCTCCCAGATGACCCGACCCCAACGCCAGGTGGCCCGAGCGAAACTCAGACGGAAGGGGCCGAGGGGTCCGGCGACATGCTGACCACGATCAGAAGAGGAGTTCGCCTTCGCAAAACGGTCTCCAACGACCGCTCAGCTCCCCGTATATTGTGATCAGTGGAGAAATGCGAAGGGTCGTCAGTCAATAGGTCAGATGTTGGCGTGGTAGAACCCAACCACCTAGTGAGTACATGAAAACATAACCATGTTGGAAAAGCTATCACATAACAGTGGATGAATAGAAacggaaaaaaaatccatacagaaaatgtttaaagacaCCTTTAGAGTAAATGATATACAGTCTAATATAACGATAACATAAGTAACCATAACGATGCTGACGAGTACAAGTGAAATACTTCATGTTGACCTAGCAGGCCGCTATAACTATTGTGTGTTGGACGCATGTTTGTCTTCTATACGCCGTCAGACAGGGACGGAGAGACTCATaggaaaagtgattttgaaaataaatggaggCAAAGAAAGAAGAGCGCtgggttctgttctgtttgccACCGAACCCGTCTCCCTGTCCTGTTG
This genomic interval from Gambusia affinis linkage group LG02, SWU_Gaff_1.0, whole genome shotgun sequence contains the following:
- the mtss1lb gene encoding protein MTSS 2 isoform X2; this translates as MVDLANMETVEKECGALGGLFQAIVNDMKCSYPVWEDFSAKATKLHSQLRTTVLAAVAFLDAFQKVADMATNTRGATRDIGSALTRMCMRHRSIEAKLRQFTNALMESLITPLQDKIEDWKKTANQLDKDHAKEYKRSRHEIKKKSSDTIKLQKKARKGRGDLQPQLDSAMQDVTDMCLLMEETEKQAVRRALVEERGRFCTFIGFLQPVVNGEIAMLGEITHLQAIIDDLTVLTTDPHKLPPASEQVIKDLKGSDYSWSYQTPPSSPSSSGSRKSSMCSSVNSAHSSASRSSGGGAGVGSGGGGSQPHSPSSSSSYRYRSSMPQQPPPPGGIAAHRLSSVSSHDSGFVSQDANIYSKPPSPMPSDITSQKSSSSASSEASETCQSVSECSSPTTFGSSFVTFRPALSHSGSTRPLSVILPVPASPPYIRPSGSSSSSPTSKVPMWKDWSKAGQYEQPAAAAPVQRRKEAVDRLRESEGSPGSHGYAAAAHPEEGQRPRMTPASIAAKHGEEVSPAASDLAMVLTRGLSVEQQKSSRDSLQYSSGYSTETTTPSCSEDTIPSQGSDYDCYSVNGDTEGPDGQAEFDKSSTIPRHSNIAQNYRRMIQTKRPASTAGLPSGVLGPGVHGIPGQPGGAGGGGGSGTPGTATIRRTPSTKPGVRRTLSSAGPIPIRPPIVPVKTPTVPADSHSPGAGGYAGGGQAGSVPVRVGSEECVFFTGAEDGQGGLDYVKASPKRLSLPNTAWGSGAALEVYAQQHCMASGSAAGSEEEQMIAANRHSLVEKIGELVASAHALGEGQFPFPALPDDPTPTPGGPSETQTEGAEGSGDMLTTIRRGVRLRKTVSNDRSAPRIL
- the mtss1lb gene encoding protein MTSS 2 isoform X5, giving the protein MVDLANMETVEKECGALGGLFQAIVNDMKCSYPVWEDFSAKATKLHSQLRTTVLAAVAFLDAFQKVADMATNTRGATRDIGSALTRMCMRHRSIEAKLRQFTNALMESLITPLQDKIEDWKKTANQLDKDHAKEYKRSRHEIKKKSSDTIKLQKKARKGRGDLQPQLDSAMQDVTDMCLLMEETEKQAVRRALVEERGRFCTFIGFLQPVVNGEIAMLGEITHLQAIIDDLTVLTTDPHKLPPASEQVIKDLKGSDYSWSYQTPPSSPSSSGSRKSSMCSSVNSAHSSASRSSGGGAGVGSGGGGSQPHSPSSSSSYRYRSSMPQQPPPPGGIAAHRLSSVSSHDSGFVSQDANIYSKPPSPMPSDITSQKSSSSASSEASETCQSVSECSSPTTDWSKAGQYEQPAAAAPVQRRKEAVDRLRESEGSPGSHGYAAAAHPEEGQRPRMTPASIAAKHGEEVSPAASDLAMVLTRGLSVEQQKSSRDSLQYSSGYSTETTTPSCSEDTIPSQGSDYDCYSVNGDTEGPDGQAEFDKSSTIPRHSNIAQNYRRMIQTKRPASTAGLPSGVLGPGVHGIPGQPGGAGGGGGSGTPGTATIRRTPSTKPGVRRTLSSAGPIPIRPPIVPVKTPTVPADSHSPGAGGYAGGGQAGSVPVRVGSEECVFFTGAEDGQGGLDYVKASPKRLSLPNTAWGSGAALEVYAQQHCMASGSAAGSEEEQMIAANRHSLVEKIGELVASAHALGEGQFPFPALPDDPTPTPGGPSETQTEGAEGSGDMLTTIRRGVRLRKTVSNDRSAPRIL
- the mtss1lb gene encoding protein MTSS 2 isoform X4, whose product is MVDLANMETVEKECGALGGLFQAIVNDMKCSYPVWEDFSAKATKLHSQLRTTVLAAVAFLDAFQKVADMATNTRGATRDIGSALTRMCMRHRSIEAKLRQFTNALMESLITPLQDKIEDWKKTANQLDKDHAKEYKRSRHEIKKKSSDTIKLQKKARKEIQGRGDLQPQLDSAMQDVTDMCLLMEETEKQAVRRALVEERGRFCTFIGFLQPVVNGEIAMLGEITHLQAIIDDLTVLTTDPHKLPPASEQVIKDLKGSDYSWSYQTPPSSPSSSGSRKSSMCSSVNSAHSSASRSSGGGAGVGSGGGGSQPHSPSSSSSYRYRSSMPQQPPPPGGIAAHRLSSVSSHDSGFVSQDANIYSKPPSPMPSDITSQKSSSSASSEASETCQSVSECSSPTTDWSKAGQYEQPAAAAPVQRRKEAVDRLRESEGSPGSHGYAAAAHPEEGQRPRMTPASIAAKHGEEVSPAASDLAMVLTRGLSVEQQKSSRDSLQYSSGYSTETTTPSCSEDTIPSQGSDYDCYSVNGDTEGPDGQAEFDKSSTIPRHSNIAQNYRRMIQTKRPASTAGLPSGVLGPGVHGIPGQPGGAGGGGGSGTPGTATIRRTPSTKPGVRRTLSSAGPIPIRPPIVPVKTPTVPADSHSPGAGGYAGGGQAGSVPVRVGSEECVFFTGAEDGQGGLDYVKASPKRLSLPNTAWGSGAALEVYAQQHCMASGSAAGSEEEQMIAANRHSLVEKIGELVASAHALGEGQFPFPALPDDPTPTPGGPSETQTEGAEGSGDMLTTIRRGVRLRKTVSNDRSAPRIL
- the mtss1lb gene encoding protein MTSS 2 isoform X1; this encodes MVDLANMETVEKECGALGGLFQAIVNDMKCSYPVWEDFSAKATKLHSQLRTTVLAAVAFLDAFQKVADMATNTRGATRDIGSALTRMCMRHRSIEAKLRQFTNALMESLITPLQDKIEDWKKTANQLDKDHAKEYKRSRHEIKKKSSDTIKLQKKARKEIQGRGDLQPQLDSAMQDVTDMCLLMEETEKQAVRRALVEERGRFCTFIGFLQPVVNGEIAMLGEITHLQAIIDDLTVLTTDPHKLPPASEQVIKDLKGSDYSWSYQTPPSSPSSSGSRKSSMCSSVNSAHSSASRSSGGGAGVGSGGGGSQPHSPSSSSSYRYRSSMPQQPPPPGGIAAHRLSSVSSHDSGFVSQDANIYSKPPSPMPSDITSQKSSSSASSEASETCQSVSECSSPTTFGSSFVTFRPALSHSGSTRPLSVILPVPASPPYIRPSGSSSSSPTSKVPMWKDWSKAGQYEQPAAAAPVQRRKEAVDRLRESEGSPGSHGYAAAAHPEEGQRPRMTPASIAAKHGEEVSPAASDLAMVLTRGLSVEQQKSSRDSLQYSSGYSTETTTPSCSEDTIPSQGSDYDCYSVNGDTEGPDGQAEFDKSSTIPRHSNIAQNYRRMIQTKRPASTAGLPSGVLGPGVHGIPGQPGGAGGGGGSGTPGTATIRRTPSTKPGVRRTLSSAGPIPIRPPIVPVKTPTVPADSHSPGAGGYAGGGQAGSVPVRVGSEECVFFTGAEDGQGGLDYVKASPKRLSLPNTAWGSGAALEVYAQQHCMASGSAAGSEEEQMIAANRHSLVEKIGELVASAHALGEGQFPFPALPDDPTPTPGGPSETQTEGAEGSGDMLTTIRRGVRLRKTVSNDRSAPRIL